CGGGGCAAGCGGGTGCGGTGAGCGTCATGTCGATGGCGACATCCCGCGCATCGCTGACATCGATCTTGTAGACGAGGCCGAGCTCGTAAATATCGACCGGGATTTCAGGGTCGTAGACGGTTTTCAGCGCGCCGACGATATCCTGTGCGAGGCGCTCAAGCTCCTCCTGCGGGAGGGCGCCGGTCACTTCGGCCGCATTGGATTTGACTTCGGTATCGGTCGTCATCGTCTCGCCTCACGCAAACAGGCTGCGGGCCTTTTCAAGCGCCACGGCCAGCTTATCGATCTCTTCGGTCGTATTGTACAGGCCGAAGCTCGCCCGGCAGGTCGATGTGACCCCATATCGGGCGAGAAGCGGCTGGGCACAATGGGTACCGGCCCGGACGGCAATGCCCTGCCGGTCGAGGACGGTTGCAACGTCATGGGCATGAGCACCTTCCAGCTGGAAGGACAAAATGGCGCCCTTGTCCTTGCTCGTACCGAAAATGCGCACCGAATTCATGGCGCCGAGGCGCTCATGGGCGTAGTCGCGCAGCACCGTCTCATGGGCAAGGATCTTCTCGCGGCCGATGGCGGTGACATATTTGATCGCAGCTCCGAGGCCGACCGCCTGAACGATCGGCGGCGTTCCCGCTTCAAAGCGCGACGGCGGATCGGCATACGTAACCGTGTCGAGCGTCACATCACGGATCATTTCGCCGCCGCCTTCATAGGGCGGCATTTTCTGGAGCCATTCCTTCTTGGCGTACAGCGCACCGATGCCTGTCGGCCCGTACAGCTTGTGGCCGGTGAAGACATAAAAATCGACATCGAGATCGCGCACATCGACCGGCAGATGCACAGCCGCCTGGCTGCCGTCGAGCAGCACCGGAATGCCGCGCGCATGGGCGAGTTTAATGATCTCTTTCGCCGGCGTCAGGGTGCCGGTGACATTCGACATGTGCGTCAGCGCGACAATCTTGGTTTTCGGCGTTAGCAGCTTTTCGAAGGCATCGAGATCGAAAGAGCCGTCTTCAGTGATGGGCGCCCATTTTATCACCGCGCCATGCCGCTCACGATGATAATGCCACGGCACGATATTGGAGTGGTGTTCGAGAATTGAGAGAACGATCTCGTCGCCCTCACCGATCGCAAGCCTGCCGAAGCTCGACGCCACAAGATTGAGCGCACCGGTGGCCGAGCGCGTAAAGACGATTTCGTCGGTCGACCCGGCATTCAGGAACTCACGTACCGCCTCGCGAGCGCCCTCATAGGCTTCTGTCGCGGCATTGGCGAGATAATGCAGGCCGCGATGCACGTTCGCATATTCCGACTCATAGGAGTGGCGGATCGCGTCCAGCACCTGCCTCGGCTTCTGCGCCGAGGCGCCGTTGTCGAGATAGACGAGCGGCTTGCCGTTGACCTCGAGCGACAGCGCCGGGAAGTCGCGGCGGATCGCCTCGACGTCATAGGCAGTTTTCTTGGTCAGGACAGGCGCGTTCATAGGATTAGTCCCGCACGCGCAGCCACTGATTGGTGACCGCGGTCAGATCGTTCTTCAACACATCGTTTTCGACGGCGTCGAGCACTTCGCCGACAAAACCTTCGATCAGCATGGCCTCGGCTTCCGCCTTCGGAATGCCGCGCGCCATGAGATAGAACAGATAATCTTCTTCCAGCGCCGCGCAGGTCGCGCCGTGGGCGCACTGCACATCGTCGGCATAGATTTCGAGTTCGGGCTTCAGATCGGCTTCGCAGCCTTCCGACAGCATCAGCGCACGCATCATCATGCGGCCGTCGGTCTTCTGCGCGTTCTGGCGGACCAGGATCTTGCCCTGGAACACCGAGCGGCTTTCATCCGTCAGAACCTGCTTGAACTGTTCGCGGCTCTCGCAGCCGAAGCTGGCGTGATCAACAAAGAGTGTCGTGTCGAGATGGCGCTTGCCCCCGACAGCGAAATGCCGTGCAGGCCCGCTTTCGAATTGTCGCCCTCGAAGTACAAATGCAGCTGCTGGCGCGCGAGCGAAGCGCCGCGCGCGATGGCAACCGTGGTGAGATCGGCTTCCGCGCCGAGCTTGATGGCGAAAGTCGCCAGATGCTGCGCCGCAAGATCTTCGTCCTGCAGCTTGATCGCGGTGACTTTCGTGGCATCGCCGGCGATCAGTTCGACATAGGTGTTCGTCTGATGTGCGCCCTTGCCGGTATGGCTTTCGACGAAGGTCACTTCCGCGCCCTCCTCGACCACGATCAGAACGCGCGCATAGGCGGCATGACCCGAACCCGTCTGGACGAAAGCAAGATGGATCGGCTGATCGACCTTCGTGCCTTCCGCGACCGTCAGCAGCACGCCGTCGCTGACGAAAGCGGTATTGAGCGCGATCGCCGCATTGTCCTGCGGCGCACCCGCTTCACCGAAGCGCGACAGCAGCTTGTGGTTCTCGGCGTAAGCCTTCGCCAGCGAGACAGCCTCGACTCCCTTGGGGAGTTTCGGCTCCTGTGCCAGCGCGCCGTTGACGAAGAGGAAGGTCGGCGCCTTCAGATCGGCAAAGGG
Above is a window of Terrihabitans soli DNA encoding:
- a CDS encoding SUF system Fe-S cluster assembly protein, with the translated sequence MTTDTEVKSNAAEVTGALPQEELERLAQDIVGALKTVYDPEIPVDIYELGLVYKIDVSDARDVAIDMTLTAPACPVAAEMPGWVENAVNAVAGVNGVKVTMTFDPPWDQSRMSDEARVALDMW
- a CDS encoding cysteine desulfurase, coding for MNAPVLTKKTAYDVEAIRRDFPALSLEVNGKPLVYLDNGASAQKPRQVLDAIRHSYESEYANVHRGLHYLANAATEAYEGAREAVREFLNAGSTDEIVFTRSATGALNLVASSFGRLAIGEGDEIVLSILEHHSNIVPWHYHRERHGAVIKWAPITEDGSFDLDAFEKLLTPKTKIVALTHMSNVTGTLTPAKEIIKLAHARGIPVLLDGSQAAVHLPVDVRDLDVDFYVFTGHKLYGPTGIGALYAKKEWLQKMPPYEGGGEMIRDVTLDTVTYADPPSRFEAGTPPIVQAVGLGAAIKYVTAIGREKILAHETVLRDYAHERLGAMNSVRIFGTSKDKGAILSFQLEGAHAHDVATVLDRQGIAVRAGTHCAQPLLARYGVTSTCRASFGLYNTTEEIDKLAVALEKARSLFA